In one Candidatus Zixiibacteriota bacterium genomic region, the following are encoded:
- a CDS encoding metallophosphoesterase, which produces MPLYLFASDLHGSIERYRKLFKIILKEKPEAVFLGGDLLPAKLIPESLRGESSYDFILDFLGARLGKLKTQLGNRYPGIFVILGNDDPRIQEVAVKELENQGLLVYLQSRVVPFQSYTLLGYCYVPPTPFLLKDWERYDVSRYLEPGDIAPEEGYHSVAVGASELRYSTIKSDLNELAGDKDLSRAIFLFHTPPYGTSLDIINTQNRLYEGVERDKHQGSIAVRDFIQDRQPLITLHGHIHESFRHSGNWLEVLGKTVMMSAAYDGAELALIRFDPEAPEKAIREII; this is translated from the coding sequence ATGCCACTCTATTTATTCGCCAGCGACCTTCACGGCAGCATCGAACGCTACCGGAAACTATTCAAGATAATACTGAAAGAGAAGCCGGAGGCTGTATTCCTTGGAGGCGACCTCCTGCCTGCCAAACTGATTCCCGAGTCGCTCCGGGGAGAATCGAGTTACGACTTCATTCTCGATTTCCTGGGAGCAAGGCTCGGAAAACTGAAAACTCAATTGGGCAATAGATATCCCGGTATCTTCGTAATTCTGGGAAATGATGACCCCCGCATTCAGGAAGTTGCCGTCAAGGAATTGGAAAATCAGGGATTATTGGTCTATCTGCAGTCACGGGTGGTTCCATTCCAGTCTTATACATTGTTGGGGTATTGTTATGTCCCTCCCACCCCCTTCTTGCTGAAAGACTGGGAGCGTTATGATGTTTCACGGTACCTGGAACCGGGCGATATTGCGCCTGAAGAGGGGTATCATTCCGTCGCGGTCGGCGCATCGGAGCTCCGATATTCGACAATTAAAAGCGACCTGAATGAACTTGCCGGAGATAAAGACCTTTCGCGTGCTATTTTCTTATTCCATACCCCGCCTTATGGGACATCTCTGGATATCATTAACACTCAGAATAGACTATATGAAGGAGTGGAGCGCGATAAGCACCAGGGAAGTATCGCCGTTCGGGACTTTATCCAGGACAGGCAACCATTGATTACCTTGCACGGACATATCCATGAATCATTCCGGCATTCAGGCAATTGGCTGGAAGTCCTGGGGAAAACCGTAATGATGTCGGCGGCATATGACGGAGCGGAACTTGCCTTGATTCGATTTGATCCGGAGGCGCCGGAGAAGGCAATCAGGGAAATTATTTAG